GCCACTAACCCAATTTCTCAAATGAGAAAGAATAGAAGACAAAAAAGCAGGCTTTTTGAAGACTTTTTTTCTGTATTTTTGCTCACCGTTTCGAACCCTTTGGCAATATTCTTCTTTGTTGCGCTCTTTACGTTTGTAAATGTGGTTGCAGAAGGAGAGAACTATTTCCACGCGGGGGCTATTTTGGGAGGAGTTCTTTTTGGAGCGTCGCTTTGGTGGTTTACCCTAACCTCTTTTGTGAATAAATACCGAAAAAGATTCCGAATAAAGCAGCTTTGGTGGATCAACAAGATTGCTGGTGCGCTGGTGATGATGATAGGGATAGGATCGCTAGTACTCGAAATGTTTTTTACGTAGTTTTTTCTTTTTTTCAA
This genomic interval from Alistipes sp. ZOR0009 contains the following:
- a CDS encoding LysE family translocator, translated to MGLMLLIKGIIVGLLASIPLGPIGVLCVQRTINKGRLSGFFSGMGAAVADTVFAMVAGFSLTFIMDFVDEWKLEFQIGGAILIFLLGLKIFATNPISQMRKNRRQKSRLFEDFFSVFLLTVSNPLAIFFFVALFTFVNVVAEGENYFHAGAILGGVLFGASLWWFTLTSFVNKYRKRFRIKQLWWINKIAGALVMMIGIGSLVLEMFFT